Proteins from a genomic interval of Shewanella seohaensis:
- a CDS encoding VF530 family protein, which yields MTQSNNPLHGITLEAIVTQLVEHYGWEELGARIKIRCFTEDPSIKSSLRFLRKTDWAREKVEYLYLKTNKLPLPAAKSSNAPAKKPAKPAQKPAKANAAASTTDSQINSHIWGKRD from the coding sequence ATGACTCAATCAAATAACCCATTACACGGCATCACACTCGAAGCCATAGTCACCCAACTGGTGGAACACTATGGCTGGGAAGAACTCGGCGCTCGTATCAAAATCCGTTGTTTTACCGAAGACCCGAGTATCAAATCGAGCCTGCGCTTTTTAAGAAAAACCGACTGGGCGCGGGAAAAGGTGGAATATTTGTATTTAAAAACTAATAAACTGCCACTGCCAGCCGCAAAATCATCCAACGCACCGGCCAAAAAGCCTGCAAAACCAGCGCAGAAACCTGCTAAGGCGAATGCAGCGGCATCGACAACGGATAGCCAGATCAATAGCCATATCTGGGGCAAGCGCGACTAA
- a CDS encoding carbon starvation CstA family protein, with translation MMWFLLCVGLLIGGYFIYGTFVEKVFGINEKRQTPAFSQTDGVDYVPMSKGKVYLIQLLNIAGVGPIFGPILGALYGPAAMLWIVIGCIFAGAVHDYFSGMLSVRNGGQSVPNLAGKYLGKSAKHFMNVFAIILLLLVGVVFISAPAGLLGKLTGWDVSIFVAIIFVYYLIATVVPVDKIIGRLYPFFGALLFFMSFGLAFAIILSSEHTLLPNVQAGDFFQNLNPKDMPLWPALFITIACGAISGFHATQSPLMARCVENEKNGRFVFFGAMIGEGIIALLWCAIALSYFHGVEGLSTGMAGNPANVVYEASTGLLGAVGGFMAILGVIILPITSGDTAFRSARLILAEFFKMPQVALPKRLALAIPLFVIGGLLTQVDFGVIWRYFGVANQATAVLMLWTASAYLLRHNKLHWITTIPAMFMTTVVITFLLNSATLGAGLPMTLSTIAGTISTLVITGLLIVKTKGKGEIDSDSELPDEA, from the coding sequence ATGATGTGGTTCCTACTCTGCGTCGGTCTATTGATCGGCGGTTACTTTATCTACGGTACCTTTGTTGAAAAGGTATTTGGTATCAACGAAAAACGTCAAACACCTGCTTTTAGCCAAACCGACGGCGTAGACTATGTGCCTATGTCGAAAGGCAAAGTGTACTTAATCCAATTATTAAATATCGCGGGTGTGGGTCCAATCTTCGGCCCAATTCTAGGTGCGCTTTACGGTCCAGCAGCCATGCTGTGGATTGTGATCGGTTGTATTTTTGCCGGTGCGGTGCACGATTACTTTTCGGGCATGCTATCCGTCCGTAACGGTGGTCAATCTGTGCCAAACCTTGCGGGTAAATACTTAGGTAAGAGCGCCAAACACTTTATGAACGTGTTTGCCATCATCCTGCTGTTGCTTGTGGGTGTGGTGTTTATCTCTGCTCCAGCGGGTCTGTTAGGCAAGCTGACTGGTTGGGATGTCAGCATTTTCGTTGCAATTATCTTCGTTTACTACCTAATTGCCACTGTGGTACCTGTCGATAAAATTATCGGCCGTCTGTATCCCTTCTTTGGCGCGCTGCTGTTCTTTATGTCCTTTGGTTTAGCCTTTGCGATCATATTATCGAGCGAACATACTCTGCTGCCCAATGTGCAAGCGGGTGACTTCTTCCAAAACTTAAACCCTAAAGACATGCCACTGTGGCCTGCACTGTTTATCACCATTGCTTGTGGTGCAATTTCAGGCTTCCACGCGACACAATCGCCTCTGATGGCACGTTGCGTTGAAAACGAAAAGAACGGCCGTTTCGTGTTCTTTGGCGCCATGATCGGTGAAGGTATCATCGCCCTACTCTGGTGTGCGATTGCACTGTCTTACTTCCACGGTGTTGAAGGGTTAAGCACTGGCATGGCAGGCAACCCTGCAAACGTAGTATACGAAGCCTCTACTGGTCTATTAGGTGCTGTAGGTGGCTTTATGGCAATCCTTGGGGTAATTATTCTGCCAATTACTTCAGGCGACACCGCTTTCCGCTCTGCCCGTTTGATCTTGGCTGAGTTCTTTAAAATGCCACAGGTTGCGTTACCAAAACGTTTAGCCCTAGCCATCCCATTATTTGTGATTGGTGGTTTGCTGACTCAAGTTGACTTCGGCGTGATCTGGCGCTATTTCGGTGTGGCTAACCAAGCGACTGCTGTGTTGATGCTCTGGACAGCCTCTGCTTACCTACTGCGTCACAATAAACTGCACTGGATCACCACTATTCCAGCGATGTTTATGACTACTGTGGTTATTACCTTCCTGCTGAACTCGGCAACCTTAGGCGCGGGCTTACCTATGACCCTGTCGACCATTGCTGGAACCATTTCAACCTTAGTTATCACAGGCTTACTGATTGTGAAAACCAAAGGTAAAGGCGAAATCGATAGCGATAGCGAATTACCCGATGAAGCCTAA
- the btsR gene encoding two-component system response regulator BtsR, which yields MITCLIVDDELFAREELADLLSQEADIDIIGQCSNAIEALQTIAKEKPQLIFLDIQMPRISGMELIAMLDPDTLPKIVFVTAFDEFAVKAFDNHAFDYLLKPIDAERLSQTLKRVRKDLTPQAVNLIAPSTLEHLPCYSGSKLKVIPIQDVEYVFSDLSGIHVACTKGKVHTQLTLKVLEEKTPLVRCHRQYLISPKAIAEIELLDTGAEVTTLLGDKVPVSRRYLKSLKQLFGFQ from the coding sequence GTGATCACTTGTTTAATTGTCGACGATGAATTGTTTGCCCGTGAAGAACTGGCCGATCTGCTCAGTCAAGAAGCCGATATTGACATTATTGGCCAATGCTCCAATGCGATTGAAGCGCTGCAAACCATTGCCAAAGAAAAACCTCAATTGATTTTCCTCGACATCCAAATGCCGCGGATTTCCGGCATGGAGTTGATTGCCATGCTCGATCCCGACACTTTGCCTAAAATCGTCTTCGTGACCGCCTTCGATGAGTTTGCAGTAAAAGCCTTTGATAATCACGCCTTTGATTATCTACTCAAGCCTATTGATGCCGAACGTCTCAGCCAAACCTTAAAACGAGTACGTAAGGATCTTACGCCACAAGCCGTGAATCTGATCGCGCCATCGACTCTGGAGCATTTGCCCTGTTACAGCGGCAGTAAGTTAAAAGTCATCCCCATTCAAGATGTCGAATATGTCTTTAGCGATTTAAGCGGTATCCATGTCGCCTGCACCAAAGGCAAGGTCCACACCCAGCTCACGCTGAAAGTGTTAGAGGAAAAAACGCCGCTGGTGCGTTGTCATCGCCAATATCTGATTTCGCCCAAAGCCATTGCCGAGATAGAACTGCTCGATACTGGCGCCGAAGTCACCACTCTGCTTGGCGACAAAGTGCCCGTATCCCGCCGCTATCTCAAAAGCCTTAAGCAATTGTTTGGTTTTCAGTAA
- a CDS encoding sensor histidine kinase, translating to MSLILLLTQQMSLYLVIVYLVSKTPLFKLFAETAPRLPHKVFIYLIFSSFCIMATYFGEQTSGAIANTRAMGAVLGGLLGGPVTGFFVGITGGLHRYSMGGFTDLACAISTTLEGLSAGMISFYLRRAGKSELIYNPLLVCLVTFYAEMMQMSIILLIARPFDDAWELVRQIAPPMLLVNSIGAALFMSMIRDQKTMFDKLSSSFSTKALKIAERSVGLLSKGFNEESSGKVAQIVIQETNVGAVAITDREKLLAFIGIGADHHIPGTPISSKITLEAINQNKVMFADGVEMPYSCSISSQCKLGSSLVIPLRSDTEVIGTIKLYEPKNKLFLNINRTLGEGIARLLSNQILYGRFEQQQNLLTQAELKLLQAQVNPHFLFNALNTISAIIKRDPDMSKQLLQQLSQFLRINLKRTTGLVTLGDELDHIASYLTIEKARFIDKLQVNIAIPESLYHCKVPAFTLQPIIENAVKHGTSHMIEQGQIKVTGRMEEQVLVLEVTDNAGLYQPIIGSEGLGMNLVHKRIQNLFGEQYGIQVECEPDEYTKVTIRLPIEQTETST from the coding sequence ATGTCCTTGATCTTGCTCCTGACTCAACAGATGTCACTCTACTTAGTGATAGTGTATTTGGTCAGTAAAACACCACTCTTTAAACTGTTCGCCGAAACCGCGCCACGCCTACCGCACAAGGTATTTATTTACCTCATTTTTTCAAGCTTTTGCATCATGGCAACCTATTTTGGCGAGCAAACCTCGGGTGCCATTGCCAATACTCGCGCGATGGGCGCAGTATTAGGTGGCTTACTCGGCGGTCCTGTCACGGGATTTTTCGTCGGTATCACGGGTGGTTTGCACCGCTACAGCATGGGTGGTTTTACCGATTTAGCCTGCGCCATCTCCACGACCCTCGAAGGTCTGTCGGCGGGCATGATCAGTTTTTACCTGCGCCGCGCGGGCAAGAGCGAGCTTATCTACAATCCATTGTTAGTTTGCCTAGTCACCTTTTACGCAGAAATGATGCAGATGAGCATTATTCTACTGATCGCCCGTCCATTTGATGATGCCTGGGAATTAGTTCGGCAGATTGCGCCGCCGATGCTTTTGGTTAACTCCATCGGTGCGGCGCTGTTTATGAGTATGATCCGTGACCAAAAAACCATGTTCGATAAACTATCCTCTAGCTTCTCGACTAAGGCGCTCAAGATTGCCGAGCGCAGCGTGGGCTTGCTCTCCAAGGGGTTTAACGAAGAGAGCAGCGGTAAGGTCGCGCAAATTGTGATCCAAGAGACCAATGTCGGTGCTGTAGCCATTACCGACCGCGAAAAACTCTTGGCTTTTATCGGCATAGGCGCCGACCATCATATCCCCGGCACACCGATTTCCTCAAAAATAACCCTTGAGGCCATTAACCAAAACAAGGTGATGTTCGCCGATGGCGTAGAGATGCCCTATTCCTGCTCGATTTCAAGCCAGTGTAAACTCGGCTCTAGCCTGGTGATCCCACTTCGCAGCGACACCGAAGTCATTGGCACCATCAAGTTATATGAGCCTAAAAATAAACTGTTCTTGAACATTAACCGCACCTTAGGGGAAGGGATTGCGCGGCTATTGTCGAACCAGATCCTCTATGGCCGCTTTGAACAGCAACAAAATCTGCTGACCCAAGCCGAGCTCAAATTGCTGCAAGCTCAAGTGAATCCCCATTTTTTATTTAATGCACTCAATACCATCAGCGCGATTATCAAGCGCGATCCCGATATGTCGAAGCAACTGTTACAGCAGTTGTCGCAGTTTTTGCGGATCAATTTAAAACGTACCACGGGTTTAGTGACACTCGGGGATGAGCTCGATCACATCGCCTCCTATCTCACCATTGAGAAAGCGAGATTTATTGATAAATTACAGGTCAATATCGCTATCCCTGAGTCACTCTATCACTGTAAAGTGCCTGCCTTTACCCTGCAGCCCATTATTGAGAATGCCGTCAAACACGGCACCTCCCATATGATTGAGCAAGGGCAAATCAAGGTGACAGGCCGGATGGAAGAACAGGTATTGGTCTTAGAAGTCACTGATAATGCGGGGCTTTACCAACCCATTATTGGTTCTGAAGGGCTAGGCATGAATTTAGTCCATAAAAGGATCCAAAACCTGTTTGGCGAGCAGTATGGCATTCAGGTGGAATGCGAGCCGGATGAGTACACCAAAGTCACCATCCGCTTACCCATAGAACAGACGGAAACTAGCACGTGA
- a CDS encoding YecH family metal-binding protein produces MSDSVHGHDVMALMVAQEKPLLKLEFIALMAQTFGDNARYHTCSADNLKAEELISLLIRKGKMLESAQGLTLVAGRQCNHSHH; encoded by the coding sequence ATGTCCGATTCTGTTCACGGTCATGACGTTATGGCGCTGATGGTAGCGCAAGAAAAACCGCTTTTAAAGCTTGAGTTTATCGCCTTGATGGCACAAACCTTTGGTGACAATGCGCGTTATCATACCTGCAGCGCCGATAATCTAAAGGCAGAAGAGCTAATCAGTTTATTGATCCGCAAGGGGAAAATGCTGGAGTCTGCGCAAGGGCTCACACTGGTCGCGGGGCGGCAGTGTAATCATTCACACCACTAA
- a CDS encoding replication protein RepA: MSLTDLKRKKPKQVIKSVSVDDFIEDANNYALGKASLLSIPTAEPKGLDKKSAKIYRHATFTLTETSISQLDGLAKETKIAKSRLLRILIDEFSRKTADEQLKVVNKGKKDEG; this comes from the coding sequence ATGAGCTTAACTGATCTTAAACGTAAGAAACCCAAACAAGTCATCAAGTCGGTTTCTGTTGATGATTTTATTGAAGATGCCAATAACTATGCTCTTGGTAAGGCGAGTCTTCTTAGTATCCCCACTGCCGAGCCAAAGGGATTAGATAAAAAGTCCGCCAAGATTTACCGTCACGCGACTTTTACCTTAACCGAAACCAGTATTTCCCAGCTCGATGGCCTAGCAAAAGAAACCAAGATCGCCAAATCGCGTCTGCTGCGTATTTTGATTGATGAATTCAGCCGAAAGACCGCCGATGAACAGCTTAAAGTAGTCAATAAAGGTAAGAAAGATGAAGGCTAA
- a CDS encoding PilZ domain-containing protein — translation MGDHPTGFEEKRGSLRVDMEAERVVLHWTDNDGIEHTDQGVCIDLARRGILFDYKKPFTLGDLVSVTFNPDTDHENSVKGQVCRCSKRHDQSYHVAMQLL, via the coding sequence ATGGGTGACCATCCAACAGGATTTGAAGAAAAACGTGGGTCGCTTCGCGTGGATATGGAAGCCGAGCGTGTAGTTTTACATTGGACTGATAATGACGGTATAGAGCATACCGACCAAGGTGTGTGCATCGATTTAGCCCGCCGAGGCATACTGTTTGATTACAAAAAACCCTTCACATTGGGTGATTTAGTTAGCGTGACCTTTAATCCAGACACAGATCATGAGAATAGTGTTAAAGGTCAGGTCTGCCGCTGCTCTAAACGTCATGATCAAAGTTATCATGTCGCCATGCAATTGCTTTAA
- a CDS encoding phosphate-starvation-inducible protein PsiE has product MPFYRQYGAKGLKAVEHLVLIIIAIATVVAIGQEIVHVFNVGAVALADLLLLFIYLEVLAMVANYAESGKLPVRMPLYIAIVALARYLILDMKSMDDWRIAAISLSTLILAATVIVIRWGQLKMPYPKNQEYDN; this is encoded by the coding sequence ATGCCATTTTATCGTCAATACGGTGCTAAGGGCTTAAAAGCCGTTGAGCATCTAGTATTAATCATCATTGCGATTGCGACCGTTGTCGCCATCGGCCAAGAAATTGTCCATGTCTTTAATGTCGGCGCCGTAGCGCTTGCCGATCTGCTGTTATTGTTTATTTACCTAGAAGTGCTCGCCATGGTGGCCAACTACGCCGAATCGGGCAAATTACCCGTGCGTATGCCGCTGTACATTGCGATTGTCGCTCTAGCGCGGTATTTAATTTTAGATATGAAGAGCATGGATGACTGGCGAATTGCCGCCATTTCACTCTCTACGTTGATCTTAGCGGCTACGGTTATCGTTATCCGTTGGGGCCAATTAAAAATGCCTTACCCTAAAAATCAAGAATACGATAATTAA
- a CDS encoding DUF2062 domain-containing protein: MPKKLIKKYMPKPETLREHKHLRIFGRLLHNPNLWALNRRSAPGAFAIGLFVAWIPMPFQMVVAAAFAILFNVNIPVSVALVWITNPLTMPVMFYGAYLLGAKILGHAPQEFAFEASWQWIESSLATIGPAFLLGCLVLGVIFSAVGYLTISNLWKYSIMFKWQKRKTK, from the coding sequence ATGCCAAAAAAATTAATCAAAAAATATATGCCTAAGCCTGAAACCCTGCGTGAGCACAAACACCTACGCATTTTCGGTCGCTTATTACATAACCCCAATCTGTGGGCGCTTAATCGCCGCTCAGCCCCGGGGGCCTTTGCCATAGGTTTGTTTGTCGCTTGGATCCCAATGCCGTTTCAAATGGTCGTCGCAGCCGCTTTCGCTATCCTGTTTAATGTCAATATTCCTGTCTCTGTTGCATTAGTGTGGATCACCAATCCGCTCACCATGCCCGTGATGTTTTATGGCGCTTATTTATTGGGCGCAAAAATTCTGGGCCATGCGCCGCAGGAGTTTGCCTTTGAAGCCAGCTGGCAATGGATTGAATCCTCACTAGCCACCATTGGCCCCGCATTTTTGCTTGGTTGCTTAGTGTTAGGGGTAATATTTTCCGCCGTGGGATACCTGACGATCAGTAATCTGTGGAAATATTCCATCATGTTTAAATGGCAAAAGCGTAAGACAAAATAA